The genomic stretch GCAATATAGTCTTTTACACTTGTGGTAATTCGTACATTATAGCTTGCATTATTACTTTTTACAGAATAATAATTAATATAAGACTTCAAACTCCAATCATTATTGTCATGATATGCAACTTCTGGATACCAATGAGAAAGATAAATACTATCTCCATCATTATATCCAAATCCCGAAAAATCATACGGCAATTTTACAAAAAACGGCGTGGTTATTTCCGCTGAATCGCCGGGCTGCAAAGGGTTTGAGAGAAATACTTTCATTACATCATTTTTTGAAGAGTCAAATTCAGTTTTCAGTTCAACATCATTTTCTTTAAAGTCTAGTTGATTGATATAACCTCGTTGTTCGTTTTTTGCAAAGTAAAAACGCATATCATTTTGTTTTAATAAATATTCGCTGTAAGCCGTTTTATCATTGGCATAAGCATTAGGATATAATCTGAACCAAACAAAATTTTGCGGCTGCGAAGTATTGTTTTTATATACAACTTTTTCAAAGGCGGTTATTGTTTTGGCAGTATCGTTCAGCGTGGCATAAATGTAATAATGCAACGCAGGCGTTTGCTTGCTTTGCGAAAAACAAAAACAGGGAAACAATAAGGTGAGTAAAAAATTTTTCTTCATTAAATAATATTCTAATTCTTTAAAGAGATTCCCGCCTTCGCGGGAATAACGTGCAAGCGTGTTCAAATTTATTTTTACATATCCAACAACTTCTCTGTGCCTCAAATCCTCTGCACGCTCTGTGTGAAACAACGGAAAATTACTTCCCTTTTCCCAATAAAATAATTCTCAAAGAGTGCAACATTATTTTAAAATCAATCATCAGCGAAGCATTTTCTATATACATCAAGTCGTATTTCATCCGCTCTTCCAGTTCATCCACATTTGACGCATAACCAAAACGCACCATTCCCCACGAAGTCAAGCCGGGCTTTACTTTCAACAAATACTTGTAATACGGATTATGTTCCGATATTTTATCGATAAAATATTTTCTTTCCGGTCGCGGACCTACGAAGCTCATATCGCCTTTGAGAATATTCCAGAATTGCGGCAGCTCGTCCAACCGCCAGCGACGCATAATTTTTCCCCAACCCGTGATACGCGCATCATTTATGCCGGCGAGTTGCGGACCATTTTTTTCAGCATCCTTATACATAGACTGAAACTTATACATCGTAAAAGGCTTGCCTTTGTATCCTATTCTTTTTTGCTCATAAATAATTGTCCCTTTATTAGCAATCCAGGTACGAAACGCCACAAATAAAATCAGCGGACTTAAAATGATGATGGACAAAACAGCCGCAATCTTATCAAAAACCATTTTTATATCATATTGCCACCCGGGCATTATGTCGGTGTTAATGGAAATAAACGGTGCATTCAACACATTCTCCGTGCGTACTGCACCTTTGATAATATCCAGGCTATCCGGTACAATTTTTATGAGAATATCTTTTTCACTCAGCCGGCTTACAAGCGATTGCAATAAATATTGTTGTGAATCTTCCAGTGCAATAATTACTTGTTCTATCTTTTGTTCATCAATGATACTTTCCACATTTTCAACATATCCCACACATTTCATTTCCTTAGACAATCTGGAAACAAAACGATGTTCTACGGAGATATATCCTGCGATTCTGTATCCTAATATCGTAAAATAATTTCTTAATTCGTCATAAGCATTCATCACTTTTCCATTATTGCCGATAAAAACGGTTTTAAAATAAAAACGCCCGGCATATATAGATGATTTTGCCATACTCAACTGGATTAGCCTGAACGAATAAACAATAAAAAACTGCAGGCACCCATAAATAAAAAGCGCATTGAAATAATATGAATAAGTTCCAGCTTTTTTCAAAAAATAGCAGAAGAAAAGAAAAGAACACCCCATCAGACATTGGAAGAATGTCTTAACTAATTCATTAAAGCGGGATTTTTCATAAATGGAATCGCGGTATGAACCGGTAACAGCAAACAAAAAAATCCAGAAAAACGGTACGATTAAAAACAAGGTAATCAAATGCGTTGTTATGCCTTCGGCATAATCAAATTCAGTTCCTACTCTGAAATAAGTGAGCCAAAGCCATACGAGCACTACAGCAACATAATCTATCAATAAATAGGTTAGCTTCGATTTATTTTTCAGTAAGGTTACGTCTTCATTCATGTTACCTAATGTAAAAGTGCATTAATGCACAGGGTTAATTTACATTAGATAAAACGTAAAAAAGCAGGAAAAATTACACAGGCAACGAAAAAATTAATGAACACTCACTACGCCGTTCTTGCCGATTGTGTCCAGAATTTTGTGCGCTACTTCCATTGCCAGATAACCATCAATTTCGCTCACGACCACAGGTTTATTGTCGATGATTGAATATACGAAAGATTGCAATTCGTCTTTAATCGCGTTGGAATCTTTGACCACAGGATTTGCGATAGCAATGGTTTTCTTTTCGCCTTTCGGCGTATCAATATCAAAGCTGAAAGCGTCTTTGTCCGAGTCTTCTTTCATCTTGATAATTTCTGTTTTCTTCTCAAGAAAATCGATACCGATGTAAGCATCTTTCTGAAACAAACGCATCTTGCGCATCTTCTTCATGCTGATGCGACTCGCAGTAAGATTGGCAACACAACCGTTGTTAAATTCAATACGCACGTTCGCAATGTCGGGCGTGTCGGTCAATACACACACGCCACTTGCAGAGATGTGTTTCACATCGCTTTTTACAAGACTGAGAATAATATCCAAATCGTGAATCATCAAATCGAGTATCACGCTCACTTCTGTACCGCGCGGATTGAACTGCGCCAAACGATGCACTTCGATAAACATCGGGTTCAATTCAAAATTTTTCGCGGCAATATATGCAGGATTGAAACGCTCTACATGACCTACTTGTACTTTTACATTTGCTTCGCGAATCATAGCAATTAGCTTGCGCGCTTCGTCCAAAGTATGTGCCAAAGGCTTTTCCACAAACACGTGCCTGCCTTTTCGTATTGCCGCTTCGCACAGTTCAAAATGATGATTGGTAGGCGCTACAATGTCCGCCACATCGAGCTTTTCAATCAACGCTTCAGGCGAAATAAATCTTTTCAGCTTATATTTTTGTTCCACATCTTTTGCCGTTGCATCGTCAGGTTCGTAAAAACCTACGAGTTCAACGCCTTCAATTTCTTTCCAGTTATTCAAATGAAACTTGCCCAAATGTCCCGTTCCAAATACGCCAACTTTTAATTTCATTATGCTATAAATTATTTCTGTTATTCGTTATCTGTTATCGGTTTTTTGTTCACCCGATAATCCTTAAAATCTTTTCAATCATGGTTCAGACAAATGCACTTGCTTCGCTTTAAAAGGTTTGCCGTAAAAAATATTCGCCTGCTTTGTAAAGCCTTCTTCTTCGTCCGTTGTATAAAAATCAAGTGTTCCGTTTTTGGAAATTTTACTTTCCATTTCAGGATGACGATACAAATAATCTTTCAGGCTTTCTGCAACAATACCGCCTTGCGAAATTACTTTTATACCGCTTGATATATTTTTCTCAATCCATTTTAATAATAAAGGATAATGCGTGCAAGCCAATAAAATCGTATCAATGTCCGGCTCGGTTTGCAGCAATTCATCCAAATATTTTTTCACAAAAAAATCTGCGCCTTCGGTCGCATATTCGCCATACTCAACCAATGGAACCCAAATGGGGCAAGCCTTTTGGACAACTTCCACATCGGGGAAAAATTTGTTGATTTCAATTTTATACGATTCCGATTTTACAGTTCCGCTTGTTGCAAGTACGCCTATTTTTTTATTTGTAGAAAAATTTCCAATCACTTCGCTTGTCGGTCTTACAATTCCTAAAACACGTTTTTTATTATCAATTTTCGGTAAATCATTTTGCTGAATGGTGCGCAAAGCCTTTGCCGATGCGGTGTTGCACGCAAGCACAACAAGCGGACAACCTTGCTCGAAAAACCATTTCACGGCTTGCAAAGTGTATTCATAAACGGTTTCAAAGCTGCGTGTTCCGTAAGGCGCGCGCGCATTGTCGCCGAGATAAATATAATCGTATTGCGGCAGTAGTTTTTTAATATCTTTCAATATCGTCAATCCGCCGTACCCCGAATCAAAAACGCCAATTGGTTGCTTTGCTTGCATAATTTTTATTACACGAATTTATCAAATTACACAAATTATTTTTAATAATTGAACACTGATTTTTTTATGATGATGACGATATTATTATGATTGAATATTTCATCTTAAATAATCTTAAAAACCATAAGAAATCCGCGTTCGTTTATTTTTCCTATAATCCTTAAAATCCCACAAATCACGGTTCAGACTTTTTCTTCGACAATGATTTTATTAACACAGGTAACAATACAAGGTTGGTTAATGTTGCAATTGCAAGCGTAAGCGAAGTAAGCCATCCAAGACCTTTTGTCCCGCCAAACTCACTGAAACAAAAAATCACAAAGCCGGCAACCAATACGAGCGACGTATAAATAATACTGATCCCTGTGTGGCGGATAGTTTGTTTTAACGTTTCAAGAACGCTATCATTATACTTAGGAAGCTCCTGTTTATAATTGACTAAAAAGCGTATTGTTACATCAATCGCAATACCGAGCGCAACGCTGAAAACCAATACTGTCGAGGGCTTTATGGAAATGCCCACCCAACCCATAACACCTGCCGTTACAACGAGCGGAATAACATTCGGAATTAATGAACACAATAAAATTCTCGCTGAACGGAATAGGTATAACATTGCAACCGCAATCAGTACAAACGCCCAAAATATACTTTCTTTCAATCCATTGATGATGAAAGTTGAACCTTCCAAAAACGTGATAGTCGTGCCGGTAAATGTAACTTTATAATGCGCCGTGTCAAAAATTTCATTGGCTTTCTGTTGATAATTTTTCAGCATTTCGGGCAATTTTAATGTACCTACATCTTTCATATTGATGCTGATGCGCGCCTTTTGTTTGCTGGTATCGATAAAGCTTTTCAGCATACTGCTCAACACGCTTTTCGACTGTGCTACATTCTTCGATTGACTGTTCAATGATTTAATATAATTAGCCATGAAAGGCAAATCAAAATCCGTAGGTATGCCGTAATAAGTGCTGTCGCCCTCGTAGAAACTTTGCCGTACAAATTTCAAGGCTTCCACAAAAGATAGAGGCTTTGCAATATTGGGCTGCGAAGCCATGTATGCCGAGAACTTATCAATCTTTTCAATAGTTTTCAGGTTGCGGAACAAACCGTCTTTCTTCTTCGTGTCCACAACAATATCCAAAGGCATCACGCCGTTAAAATTATTTTCAAACCATTTCAAATCTTCATAAATTTTATCGGACTGTGGCAAGTCGTCCACCACGTGTGATTCACTGCGCATTTTCACAATTCCGATAACGGAAAATATAATTAAAAGAACAGTTATTCCATAGACAAATTTTGTATAATGGAATGTCCATTTTTCGATTTTCAATAAAACATTTGTCAATGTCTTATTGTCCAAATACCGCATCTGTATTGGCTTTGGCGCAGGCAAGAAACTTAAAACCGAAGGAATAAAAATTAATGAAATCACAAACAACATCATAATATTGATGCCCGAAACCACGCCAAATTCTTTAAGCAAATCGCTGCTCGTAAATGCAAATACCGCGAAGCCGATTGCTGCCGCAATGTTACAAAACAAAGTAACCACGCCCATTCGCCCAATCATGTTCACAAGCGATGCTTCCTTATTATTCGATTCTTTATAAACCGAATGGTATTTGTTTAAAAAATAAATACAATTCGGAATTCCAATCACAACAATCAACGGTGGAATCAAAGCCGTAAGCAAAGTAATTTTGTAACCGAACAAAACCATTGTGCCTACACTCCATACAACGCCCATTGCAACTACCAAAAGGCTCATTAACATCGCAGAAAACGAACGGAAAAACAACAATAAGGTAATCGCTGAAAGCAAGAACGAACCTGCGAGAAACCAATTCAGTTCATGCGCAATTTTACTGCTCACAACAGTTCTTATGTAAGGCAAACCGCTCACATAAGTTTTGATACCCGATTGCTTTTCAAATTCATTAATCGGTTTTTCAATTCCCTGAATGATACTTACACGCGCTTTGGAATTTATGACATTTGCATCCAACGTTACAGCAATTAAATAAGCATTTGTAACGGGATTGTATAATAAGTTTCTATAAAAAGGAAGATTGAGAAAAGCACTTTTGTCGCTGTCTAAAACATTTTGATTTTGATACGGCGCATGAAAAATATTGACAGCATCAAATTTTTGCAGGCTATCATTTTTAATCAAATTGACTGTATTCGAGACACTTAGAACACCAGTAACACCTTTACACGTACGCAGATTTTTTTGCAGTTCATTCAAGCGGTTAAACACATCAACCGTAAAGAGCTTATCTGTTGAAATTCCCACTACCATTGTGTTTCCGTCTTGCCCGAATTGTTGTAGGAAGTTTTGATAATCGATATATTTAGGGTTGTCGGTAGGGATGGATTTTGCAAAATCATAGCTCATTTTCACTTCACTCGCTTTATAAGCCATAAAAACAGTTGAAGCAATTAAAACAATTAAAAGTATCGTTCGATTTTTGAGAATGAATTTTCCTAAGCTATACCACATAATTTAGATAACAAAGACGATAAGCACATCGTCGGTTGATTAATGAAAACGCGCTAAGGTAGCTGATATTTCCTGCTTAACAGGTAAAGAATAATTTAATTTTTGTTTTCGAGCTCTTTCATTTTATCGTTGATATAATAAAAAATATCGTCGCTCGTTTTGTGCGAGCGAAGCCACTTATAGCTTGGCTGATAGCGATTGATAAATTGTTGTAAACTATCGCCGCGCAAGCCTGTATAACTGTGCACAATAATAGGATTAAAGCGAAAATCGACATACCGTTGCTCTTCGTACTGCGTATAAATCCTGTAAGCATTTTCCTTCTTTTTTTCTTTCTTGCTGAACAATCTGTCCAGGCTAAAACCAATACCAGCACCGGAATTGGATCCTTCAAAATAATGATGTGCATAACCCACACTCTGCTCAAAACTTCGTCGTCTCTCTGTACTGTCAGCCTGATAATCTGCATAGGAATACGCCGATACTGTTACGCTTTTGAGTTCTTCTGTTTTCGGAATCAATATTATCTGAATTGTGTCTTGTGCTGCCTTATTTCCAGCAAGTACAAAGCGTTGTGTCTGATATCCAATCCGTACAAAAGAAAGCGTGTCATTCAAATGACCTTTCAGCAAAAACAGTCCTTTGCTATTGGTTATATCTGTTTCTCCTGTATTCACATTCAGTACCTGAACATCCTGTACCGGCAATAAAGTAATGCTGTCAATCAATTTACCATACACATAATCAGATTGCGCAAAAGTGTGTATAGAAATAAAGGATAAAACAATTATAAATACGATTTTACGCATGGTTATATTTATTTCGTGCCGGGAATGAAATTATTCGATTAAGCACCTTATTTTTTATACAAAGAAAATTCATTCTTCAGGTTTTACAAAAAAAGAACCACGCGGTTTTGCGTGGTTCCTTAAAATTTAATTTATTTCAAAAATTGAGTATTAGTCAACTTTTTGCAAATTTGGATGAGGAGCAGGTACTGTACTTGGACCTTCTTCAGTAGTTGCTTGTAAATCTACTGTGTTAGCATCGCCATCGTAACCATAAGTGAAGATGATACGACCTTCAGCAATACCGCCCTTTTGTTCCAAATAGTTTTCAACTGCTTTTACTCTATCCCAGCTAAGCTGTTGAGCGCGTTTGTTAGAAGCACCGTAACCAACCAATTTAACTTTACAGTTAGGGTTAGAGTTTAACTGTGCAACTGCTGCATCCAAAGTAGATTTAGCTTCATCGCTCAAAGAAACGCTTGATTTGCTGAAATGCACGCTTGGTAAGCTTGTAACGGCGCAGCTTGGAGCGACCGTCATATTAGCCAATTTGTCGCGCAATTCTTTACAACAAGCTGGTTCAGGTTCTGTACCTACACCGTCAGCATCTACAGGGAACCAAGACTGAGGAGTCAAAGGTTGTTTATCGCGACAATCAGGAACACCATCGCCATCTGTATCCAAAGAACGACCGTGAGTATCTACTGCACATCCTGCAGGAGTGTTAGGTTCTTGGTCGAATTGGTCAATTACACCATCTCCGTCAGCATCCGGTAAATAAGGAGCTTCCTGAACTTTGTTGTAGATGTAGTTGTTTGGATTAACCCACCACAATGGTTCAACACGTTTGCTGCTGTTGCCCAAGTTAAAGTTGAAACGCACCTGAGTAGAACTCAAAATAGAATTTCTTTGTTCCGGAGCTAAGATAATACCGCTGTATGTACCATTATCAAAGATATAGCTGAACTTTTGTTCAATACCGATATTGAAATGTGGACTTACTTTAAATGCTACACCGATACCTGCATCAGCGGCGTGTTTAGTATCCCATCCGCCACCAACTGCAAAATCACGGCTACCGCTTCTGTTACCCGTTAACACAGTTTCATAACGGTCGTTGCTCGGCTTTAACAAGCTATTGCTTTCATCTTTAAAGCCAGCTGCATTAACAGCATCTTTAATATCTCCTCTGCT from Arachidicoccus sp. BS20 encodes the following:
- a CDS encoding sugar transferase — its product is MNEDVTLLKNKSKLTYLLIDYVAVVLVWLWLTYFRVGTEFDYAEGITTHLITLFLIVPFFWIFLFAVTGSYRDSIYEKSRFNELVKTFFQCLMGCSFLFFCYFLKKAGTYSYYFNALFIYGCLQFFIVYSFRLIQLSMAKSSIYAGRFYFKTVFIGNNGKVMNAYDELRNYFTILGYRIAGYISVEHRFVSRLSKEMKCVGYVENVESIIDEQKIEQVIIALEDSQQYLLQSLVSRLSEKDILIKIVPDSLDIIKGAVRTENVLNAPFISINTDIMPGWQYDIKMVFDKIAAVLSIIILSPLILFVAFRTWIANKGTIIYEQKRIGYKGKPFTMYKFQSMYKDAEKNGPQLAGINDARITGWGKIMRRWRLDELPQFWNILKGDMSFVGPRPERKYFIDKISEHNPYYKYLLKVKPGLTSWGMVRFGYASNVDELEERMKYDLMYIENASLMIDFKIMLHSLRIILLGKGK
- a CDS encoding Gfo/Idh/MocA family protein — protein: MKLKVGVFGTGHLGKFHLNNWKEIEGVELVGFYEPDDATAKDVEQKYKLKRFISPEALIEKLDVADIVAPTNHHFELCEAAIRKGRHVFVEKPLAHTLDEARKLIAMIREANVKVQVGHVERFNPAYIAAKNFELNPMFIEVHRLAQFNPRGTEVSVILDLMIHDLDIILSLVKSDVKHISASGVCVLTDTPDIANVRIEFNNGCVANLTASRISMKKMRKMRLFQKDAYIGIDFLEKKTEIIKMKEDSDKDAFSFDIDTPKGEKKTIAIANPVVKDSNAIKDELQSFVYSIIDNKPVVVSEIDGYLAMEVAHKILDTIGKNGVVSVH
- the murI gene encoding glutamate racemase, whose translation is MQAKQPIGVFDSGYGGLTILKDIKKLLPQYDYIYLGDNARAPYGTRSFETVYEYTLQAVKWFFEQGCPLVVLACNTASAKALRTIQQNDLPKIDNKKRVLGIVRPTSEVIGNFSTNKKIGVLATSGTVKSESYKIEINKFFPDVEVVQKACPIWVPLVEYGEYATEGADFFVKKYLDELLQTEPDIDTILLACTHYPLLLKWIEKNISSGIKVISQGGIVAESLKDYLYRHPEMESKISKNGTLDFYTTDEEEGFTKQANIFYGKPFKAKQVHLSEP
- a CDS encoding efflux RND transporter permease subunit, with the protein product MWYSLGKFILKNRTILLIVLIASTVFMAYKASEVKMSYDFAKSIPTDNPKYIDYQNFLQQFGQDGNTMVVGISTDKLFTVDVFNRLNELQKNLRTCKGVTGVLSVSNTVNLIKNDSLQKFDAVNIFHAPYQNQNVLDSDKSAFLNLPFYRNLLYNPVTNAYLIAVTLDANVINSKARVSIIQGIEKPINEFEKQSGIKTYVSGLPYIRTVVSSKIAHELNWFLAGSFLLSAITLLLFFRSFSAMLMSLLVVAMGVVWSVGTMVLFGYKITLLTALIPPLIVVIGIPNCIYFLNKYHSVYKESNNKEASLVNMIGRMGVVTLFCNIAAAIGFAVFAFTSSDLLKEFGVVSGINIMMLFVISLIFIPSVLSFLPAPKPIQMRYLDNKTLTNVLLKIEKWTFHYTKFVYGITVLLIIFSVIGIVKMRSESHVVDDLPQSDKIYEDLKWFENNFNGVMPLDIVVDTKKKDGLFRNLKTIEKIDKFSAYMASQPNIAKPLSFVEALKFVRQSFYEGDSTYYGIPTDFDLPFMANYIKSLNSQSKNVAQSKSVLSSMLKSFIDTSKQKARISINMKDVGTLKLPEMLKNYQQKANEIFDTAHYKVTFTGTTITFLEGSTFIINGLKESIFWAFVLIAVAMLYLFRSARILLCSLIPNVIPLVVTAGVMGWVGISIKPSTVLVFSVALGIAIDVTIRFLVNYKQELPKYNDSVLETLKQTIRHTGISIIYTSLVLVAGFVIFCFSEFGGTKGLGWLTSLTLAIATLTNLVLLPVLIKSLSKKKSEP
- a CDS encoding peptidase associated/transthyretin-like domain-containing protein is translated as MRKIVFIIVLSFISIHTFAQSDYVYGKLIDSITLLPVQDVQVLNVNTGETDITNSKGLFLLKGHLNDTLSFVRIGYQTQRFVLAGNKAAQDTIQIILIPKTEELKSVTVSAYSYADYQADSTERRRSFEQSVGYAHHYFEGSNSGAGIGFSLDRLFSKKEKKKENAYRIYTQYEEQRYVDFRFNPIIVHSYTGLRGDSLQQFINRYQPSYKWLRSHKTSDDIFYYINDKMKELENKN
- a CDS encoding OmpA family protein, with product MASKKYTMMLGLLGLISTAAFAQDTTSTAKPAGISAGTSADDSWIYDGTNYVNSHKAAQQNAFLNHTAAYPARPKDMWEFGISLGPSFLFTPIDPKLGYGAGVSLRKSLGHVFSIRGQYNYSINYGQDYRLSSVSELGNAASVLTSKGQSQYLRNFKTTFHQGSLDLIASLNSASAYRGNPHVNFYVLAGYSFFVGKTAANLLNGNSAYNFSNVDWNASRGDIKDAVNAAGFKDESNSLLKPSNDRYETVLTGNRSGSRDFAVGGGWDTKHAADAGIGVAFKVSPHFNIGIEQKFSYIFDNGTYSGIILAPEQRNSILSSTQVRFNFNLGNSSKRVEPLWWVNPNNYIYNKVQEAPYLPDADGDGVIDQFDQEPNTPAGCAVDTHGRSLDTDGDGVPDCRDKQPLTPQSWFPVDADGVGTEPEPACCKELRDKLANMTVAPSCAVTSLPSVHFSKSSVSLSDEAKSTLDAAVAQLNSNPNCKVKLVGYGASNKRAQQLSWDRVKAVENYLEQKGGIAEGRIIFTYGYDGDANTVDLQATTEEGPSTVPAPHPNLQKVD